The following are encoded in a window of Oncorhynchus mykiss isolate Arlee chromosome 11, USDA_OmykA_1.1, whole genome shotgun sequence genomic DNA:
- the LOC118937466 gene encoding V-type proton ATPase 116 kDa subunit a1-like has protein sequence MGVMAELALNLRFDKLEQELKEINSNRDTLRQNFTQLMEINHLLQMTDDFFEEAESQLSISELPSEDSVYSSKVTCRRTSYTSTNGPLKLGFVAGVIKHERFPAFEKILWRLFHGNFVLRHAEIKPHEEENMAEDPVKKDVFVVFVQGDQIRGKIRKLCDG, from the exons ATGGGAGTCATGGCTGAGCTGGCCCTGAACCTGAG ATTTGATAAACTGGAGCAGGAGCTGAAGGAGATCAACTCAAACCGAGACACCCTCAGGCAGAACTTCACTCAACTAATGGAGATCAACCATCTCCTGCAGATGACTGATGACTTTTTTGAGGAG GCTGAGTCCCAGCTCTCCATCTCTGAGCTTCCTTCTGAAGACTCGGTGTACTCTTCCAAGGTGACATGCCGACGCACCAGTTACACCAGCACCAACGGACCCCTGAAACTTGG GTTTGTTGCAGGAGTCATCAAGCATGAACGTTTCCCTGCCTTCGAAAAGATCCTGTGGCGACTGTTTCATGGAAACTTTGTCCTCCGTCATGCTGAAATCAAGCCCCATGAGGAGGAGAACATGGCT GAGGATCCAGTGAAGAAGGATGTGTTCGTAGTATTTGTCCAAGGAGACCAGATCAGAGGAAAGATCAGAAAGCTATGTGATGGGTGA
- the LOC110535284 gene encoding tomoregulin-1, whose translation MGNDSVPILHSIVSIMSRGYPLSSHGPSAGRFLSLVLCLLAVSTLPGAQASYSQSSECVSGKGKGCLDASEKKSDLRVCDAVTCRYGGTCRENGPDLKCVCQFHCSKKYISVCGSNGDTFQNECFMRRAACKQQKSISQVSEGACSTDGSSGSGDGDDEGSGTGRGKKTTKCGTCKFGAECDVDSEDILCMCNIDCSGHNDNPVCGTDGNSYTAPCHVREASCLKQVKIDVKHLGRCPEKGQKKDKDDGSKSKTDLFDTADIGEDRGYGEILTPCTEDYANFCEHGQCEIKYSIPTCRCDSGYTGQQCDEIQDFNILYVVPSGQKLHYVLIAAIIGAVQIAIIVAVVMCFTRRCPKNQRGRR comes from the exons ATGGGAAACGACAGTGTGCCCATTCTACACAGCATTGTAAGCATCATGTCCAGAGGATATCCCCTCTCATCTCACGGACCCTCGGCAGGCCGTTTTCTCTCCTTGGTCCTCTGCCTTTTGGCCGTCTCTACACTGCCTGGAGCACAGGCTTCATACTCTCAGAGCAGCGAATGTGTCTCGGGAAAAGGCAAGGGCTGCCTAG ATGCGTCTGAGAAGAAGAGTGACCTGAGAGTGTGTGATGCTGTAACATGTCGTTACGGGGGAACCTGTCGAGAGAACGGGCCTGACTTGAAATGTGTCTGCCAGTTCCAT TGCTCTAAGAAGTACATCTCTGTTTGTGGGTCCAACGGAGACACCTTCCAGAACGAGTGCTTCATGAGGAGAGCAGCGTGCAAGCAGCAGAAGTCCATATCACAGGTCTCTGAAGGGGCCTGCTCCACCG ATGGCAGTTCCGGATCAGGCGACGGAG ATGATGAAGGATCAGGCACAGGCAGAGGGAAAAAGACTACAAAATGTGGCACCTGCAAGTTTGGAGCAGAATGCGACGTGGACTCTGAGGATATCTT GTGCATGTGCAACATTGACTGCAGTGGCCATAATGACAACCCGGTGTGTGGAACAGACGGAAACTCCTACACTGCCCCCTGTCACGTAAGAGAGGCATCGTGCTTGAAGCAGGTGAAGATTGACGTGAAGCATCTGGGGAGATGTCCAG AAAAAGGGCAAAAAAAAGACAAAGACGATGGTAGCAAAAGCAAGACTGATCTTTTTG ACACGGCAGACATAGGGGAGGATAGAGGTTATGGAGAGATCCTCACCCCTTGCACAGAGGACTACGCCAACTTCTGTGAACACGGCCAATGTGAAATCAAGTATAGCATCCCCACATGCCG GTGTGATTCGGGCTACACTGGCCAGCAGTGTGACGAGATCCAAGACTTCAACATCCTGTACGTGGTTCCCAGTGGACAGAAACTCCACTACGTTCTCATAGCGGCCATCATCGGAGCCGTACAGATCGCCATCATCGTCGCCGTTGTCATGTGTTTCACAAG gAGGTGTCCCAAAAACCAGAGGGGACGAAGATAA